The genomic interval GAGCTCCCGCATGGTGTGGTCGAGGATACCGAGACCGTCCTTGACGGCCTGCGACTCCCCGACGAGCACGACCGGGATGTTCATCGTGATCGGTCTGTTCTCCGAGATCCTCTGGAAGTCGACGTGGAGGACGTCGCGCGACACGGGGTCGCGCTCCATGTCCCTGAGGACCGCTCTCGTCGCCTCCGTGTCGTCGTCCACGCCGAGCTGGATGATGACGTTGCGGCCGAACGGCGTTGAGAGGGCCGTCCGGAGCTCGCGGACGTCGACCGAGAGCGGGATGTTCTCCTCCTTCTCGCCGTAGAGGACACCGGGGATCTGTCCGTCGTGCCTCAGGCGCTTGGCGGCCTGCTTACCGGTGGTCGTCCGTCGCCGGACGCTGAGCTTCACTGTTGCCATTCCGTCTCTCCGGTTCCCTTCTGATGTGTCATGTTGCCCGGGCCTCACGGCCTTCGTTCAGACGACGGCCCCCATGTCCCGGTACTCAGACGAAGAGCGAGCTGACAGACCGCTCTCCGTGGATCCTGTCTATCGCCTCTCCCAGGAGCTCCGCGACCGACAGCTCGACGATGGTGTCGTTGGAGTACCCCTTGTGGCTGATCGTGTTCGTGACGACGATCTCCTCGATCTCCGAGCTCTCGAGTCTCGCGACGGCATCATTGGAGAACAGGGCGTGTGTGGCGCCCGCGGTGATGCGCCTGGCGCCGAGCTTCCGGATGGCCGCCGCGCCCTGCATCATCGAGTTGCCCGTATTGATGATGTCGTCGACCATGATGACGTGCTTGTCCTCGACGTCGCCGACCACGTTCATGACCTCCGTGGCGTCGGGCCTGGGCCTGCGCTTGTCGACGAACCCGAGCGAGGCCCCGAGCCTCTTGGCGAACGCGCGTCCCATCTTGATGCTGCCGACGTCGGGCGCCATGATGACGAGATCGCCGGACGCGTGCTTGTCGAAGTACCTCAGAAGGACCGGCGCCGCGTAGATGTGGTCCAGGGGGATGTCGAAGAACCCCTGGATCTGCGACGCGTGCAGGTCCATGGTCAGAAGCCGGTTGGCCCCGGCCGTCGTCAGGAGGTTGGCAACGAGCTTCGCGGTGATCGGCACGCGCGGCCGGTCCTTCCTGTCCTGACGGGCGTAGCCGAAGTACGGGATGACAGCCGTGATCCTCCTCGCCGAGGCCCGCTTGAGCGCATCGATCATCACGAGGAGCTCCAGCAGATTCTCCGCCGGCGGATTGGTCGGCTGGATGACGAACGCGTCGACGCCGCGGACGTTCTCCGCGATGCTCACGCGGATCTCGCCGTCCGAGAAGCGACCGACCAGCGCGTCGCCGAGCTTCAGGTCGAGGTACTCGGCGATCTCGCGAGCCAGCGCGTTGTTCGCGTTCCCGCTGAACAGCATGATGTCGTTCGGCATCGCTCGTCTCCGCGTGTGGGAGTCGTTCTTACCGTGGATCCCTCGAAGCCCCGTCGAACGCCGCTGCCGGCTGGCTGGGGCGGGAGGATTCGAACCTCCGATGCGGGATCCAAAGTCCCGTGTCTTGCCACTTGACGACGCCCCAGTCCCGAACTAGTCGGACCAGTCGTCGGCGTGTACCAGCTCCGCGTCGGAAATCGCCTGCCCTGATGAGACAAGATCAAGCTGCCGCTGGTACTCGCCGAGCACGGCCTCCTCGATCATCTCCCGCGTCTCGTTGTTGATAGGGTGCGCGATGTCCCTGAACTCCCCGTCCTTCCGCCGTCTGCTGGGCATCGCGACGAAGAGCCCGGAGTTTCCCTGGATCACCTTGAGACCACGCACGACGAACGCGTTGTCGAAGGTGATGCTGACGAAGGCCTTCAAACGGTCCTCGTCACGCAGCGTCAGCCTGACCTCAGTGATCTCCATGCATTTCACCGCCCTCAGCCTGGAACAAGGGACTAGACCGACCGGGCGCTGCTGCGTGAACCGCGCTTCCTCTCGTGCGCGATTCGTCTATTGTGTCGAGATTCTGTACCCGACGTCGATCGGTTCTGCGACGTATACGGTGTGTCCGCGTCCCCGAAGTCGCGACGCGGCTGACTTCGCGCTCTCCTCCTTCTCGAAGATACCGAACACCGTCGGTCCGCTTCCGGACATGGCGGCGCCGGCGGCGCCGGACGCGAGAAGCTGCTGCTTGAGCGAACTCACGCTCGGACACAATGATACGACTCCAGGCTCGAGATCGTTCCTGAGCGCTCCCGCGAGCGCCGGAAGATCCCGTTCCCGGATACCTGAACAAATGAGTCTAATGAACCCCTCATCATCTGTCAACCCGATTCTGGCTCGAGCGTAGGCGTCGCCCGCGCGGATGGCCCTTGCCGGCGTCGCCAGAACGAACCAGACGCCCGTCAGAGCCGGAAGGGGTTCGAGCAGTTCGCCGCGTCCCCCGCCCCGCATGGTCCCGCCGCTCAGGAAGAACGGCACGTCGGAGCCGACGTCCAGTGCGGCCTTCCCCAGCGTCTCCTGCCCGAGCGAGAGGCCGTGGAGCGCGACCACCCCGACGAGCGCCGCCGCGGCGTCCGAGCTGCCTCCGCCCAGGCCCGCCGCGACCGGGATGCGTTTCGTCAGCTCGGTTCTGACCGGCGCGAAGGCGGTCTGCGCCCGGAGACGCGCGAGGGCCCTGAGGATGAGGTTGTCTGCA from Candidatus Effluviviaceae Genus V sp. carries:
- a CDS encoding 50S ribosomal protein L25 codes for the protein MATVKLSVRRRTTTGKQAAKRLRHDGQIPGVLYGEKEENIPLSVDVRELRTALSTPFGRNVIIQLGVDDDTEATRAVLRDMERDPVSRDVLHVDFQRISENRPITMNIPVVLVGESQAVKDGLGILDHTMREL
- the prs gene encoding ribose-phosphate diphosphokinase, encoding MPNDIMLFSGNANNALAREIAEYLDLKLGDALVGRFSDGEIRVSIAENVRGVDAFVIQPTNPPAENLLELLVMIDALKRASARRITAVIPYFGYARQDRKDRPRVPITAKLVANLLTTAGANRLLTMDLHASQIQGFFDIPLDHIYAAPVLLRYFDKHASGDLVIMAPDVGSIKMGRAFAKRLGASLGFVDKRRPRPDATEVMNVVGDVEDKHVIMVDDIINTGNSMMQGAAAIRKLGARRITAGATHALFSNDAVARLESSEIEEIVVTNTISHKGYSNDTIVELSVAELLGEAIDRIHGERSVSSLFV
- the spoVG gene encoding septation regulator SpoVG, giving the protein MEITEVRLTLRDEDRLKAFVSITFDNAFVVRGLKVIQGNSGLFVAMPSRRRKDGEFRDIAHPINNETREMIEEAVLGEYQRQLDLVSSGQAISDAELVHADDWSD
- the ispE gene encoding 4-(cytidine 5'-diphospho)-2-C-methyl-D-erythritol kinase, with the translated sequence MTTMQPDGALTVEAYAKLNLGLAVGRERDDGYHEIATIFQSISLSDTLRLSAASGDSDELVVRGAPVPTGADNLILRALARLRAQTAFAPVRTELTKRIPVAAGLGGGSSDAAAALVGVVALHGLSLGQETLGKAALDVGSDVPFFLSGGTMRGGGRGELLEPLPALTGVWFVLATPARAIRAGDAYARARIGLTDDEGFIRLICSGIRERDLPALAGALRNDLEPGVVSLCPSVSSLKQQLLASGAAGAAMSGSGPTVFGIFEKEESAKSAASRLRGRGHTVYVAEPIDVGYRISTQ